The genomic interval GAGTCGGTCGACGCGCTGAGCGAGGCGATCGACGTCATCCACGGCATCTGGGACGCGAGCGAGCGGCGCGCGCTGCGCGTCGACGGCCACCACCACCACGTCGTCGGCGCCAAGCGCGGTCCCGCGCCCGCGCACGACATCCCCCTGTGGGTCGGCGCCTACAAACCGCGCATGCTGCGGCTGCTCGCGCGCAAGGCCGACGGCTGGCTGCCGTCGGCGCCCTACCTCAAGGACGGCGACCTGGCCCGCGGCAACGCCGTGATCGACGAGGCGGCACTCGCCGCCGGACGCGACCCGGCCGAGATCCGCCGCCTGCTCAACCTCGGCGCCCCGCCCGCGACCACCAGCGAGTGGGTCGACCAGCTCGTGCGCCTCGCGCTCGACGACGGCGTCGGCACGTTCATCGTCATGGGCGACGACCCCGACACGATCCGTCGCCTCGGCCAGGAGGTCGCACCCGCGGTGCGCGAGGCCGTCGCGGCCGAGCGCGCGTCCCGCGGCACGGCCCCCGCCGCGACCCGGCGCGGTGCCGCCGCCATCGCACTGCGCCGCGAGGGCATCGCGTACGACGACGTGCCCCGGTCGTTACAGGACCGCGCGGTCGAGCCCGGCGACCGCGCCTACGCGAGCCTGCGGCACAACTACCTGCGCTCGGGCGCGCCCGGCATCGTGCTGCGCCCGCGCGACGCCGAGCAGGTCGCCGAGGCGCTCGGGTTCGCGCGCGCCCAGGCAGGGGTGCCGCTCGGGGTCCGGTCGGGAGGCCACGGCATCAGCGGCCGCTCGACCAACGACGGCGGCGTCGTCGTCGACCTGGGGGCGCTCGACGCGATCGAGGTGCTCGACGAACGCACGCGACGCGTGCGCGTGGGCGCCGGCGCCACCTGGGGGGCCGTCGCCGCGGCCCTGGCCCCGCACGGCTGGGCGATCACGTCGGGCGACTACGGCGGCGTCGGCGTCGGGGGCCTCGCGACCACCGCCGGCATCGGCCTGCTGGGCCGCTCACAGGGCCTGACGATCGACCACGTGGTCGCGGCCGACGTCGTCACCGCCGACGGGCGGATCGTGCGCGCGTCCGCCGACGAGAACCCCGAGCTGTTCTGGGGGCTGCGCGGCGCCGGGGCGAACCTCGGCGTCGTCACGTCGTTCGACCTGACGGCCGGCGCGCTCGGCGACGTCGTGTACTCCCAGATGACGCTCGACGCCACCGACACCGCGGGCCTGCTGGAACGGTGGGGCGCGACCGTCGAAGCCGCGCCGCGCGAGCTCACGTCGTTCCTCATCCTGTCCCCGCCGCGGCGCGGGCAGTCACCGGTCGCACAGCTCATGACGGTGTGGGCGGGCGCGGACACCGACGCGGCCGTCGCACAGCTCGAGGCGCTCGCCGACGCCGGCCCCCTGCTGCAGCACCAGGCGTACCTGCTGCCGTACAGCGGCGTGGTCCAGCCCGTCGAGCGGCACCACGCGGGCGGCGGAGACCCAGCGGTGCGCTCGACGCTCGTCACCCACCTCGACGACGCCGTGGCGCGCGCGTTCGAGAAGGTCGCGTGGTCGGGCGACGCGTACTTCCTCCAGGTGCGCGCCACCGGCGGGGCCGCGCACGACGTCGCCCCCGACGCCACCGCGTACGCCCACCGGCACCAGAACTTCCTACTCACCGCCATGTCAGGGTCGCACGAGCGGCTCGACCCCCTGTGGGACGCCCAGCTCGGGCCGTACGCCGACGGGCTGTACCTGTCGTTCGACACCGACACCCGCCCCGAACGCCTCGCCGACGCGTTCCCCGGGCGCACGCTCGACCGGCTCCGGGCGCTCAAGCGGGACTGGGACCCCGCCAACGTGTTCCGCAGCAACTTCCCGATCCCGCCCGCCGAGGCGTGACCGCGCGGGGACGTGACCGCGCCGGGCCGCGCCGCACGTGACGCGCGGCGCCGCCCGGGGTGCCGCTTGGCCGTCAGCGGGCAGGATGGGCACATGCCCACCGCACCCCGGTACCTCGCTGACGAGGCGCGCTACGAATCCATGACCTACCGCCGCACCGGCCGCTCGGGGATCGACCTGCCCGCGCTGTCGCTCGGCCTGTGGCACAACTTCGGCGACACCACGCCGTTCGCCACCCAGCGCGACGTCGCCCGCCGCGCGTTCGACCTCGGCATCACGCACTTCGACCTGGCCAACAACTACGGCCCGCCCTACGGGTCGGCCGAGGAGAACTTCGGGCGCATCCTCGCCAAGGACCTGCACCCCTACCGCGACGAGATCGTCATCTCGACCAAGGCCGGCTACGACATGCTGCCCGGCCCCTACGGCGACCACGGCTCCCGCAAGTACCTGCTCGGCTCGCTCGACGCCTCGCTGGACCGCATGGGCCTCGACCACGTCGACATCTTCTACCACCACCGCCCCGACCCCTCGACCCCGCTCGAGGAGACGATGGGGGCGCTCGCGGCTGCCGTCCACGCGGGCAAGGCGCAGTACGTCGGCGTCTCGAACTACTCCGCTGCCCGCACGCGTGAGGCCGCCGCCCTCCTCGACGACCTGGGCGCGCCGCTGCTCATCCACCAGCCCAGCTACTCGATGTTCAACCGGCACGTGGAGCAGGCGACGGTCGTCGACCCGTACGACGGTCAGCAGGCCGAGCCGCTGCTCGACGTCGTCGAGGACCTCGGCGTCGGGGCGATCGTCTTCTCGCCGCTGCAGCAGGGACTGCTCACCGGGCGCTACCTCGCGGGTGCGGCACCCGCAGGATCGCGTGCCGCCCGGCCCGACTCGCC from Xylanimonas allomyrinae carries:
- a CDS encoding LLM class flavin-dependent oxidoreductase; its protein translation is MTDYGHDLAFGSFITPSNTDPQAPVRLARLSEDVGLDLVSFQDHPYQPAFLDTWTLLSWVAAATERVTVAGNVLNLPLRPPAVLARAAASLDLLSGGRVALGIGAGGFWDAIEAMGARRLTPGESVDALSEAIDVIHGIWDASERRALRVDGHHHHVVGAKRGPAPAHDIPLWVGAYKPRMLRLLARKADGWLPSAPYLKDGDLARGNAVIDEAALAAGRDPAEIRRLLNLGAPPATTSEWVDQLVRLALDDGVGTFIVMGDDPDTIRRLGQEVAPAVREAVAAERASRGTAPAATRRGAAAIALRREGIAYDDVPRSLQDRAVEPGDRAYASLRHNYLRSGAPGIVLRPRDAEQVAEALGFARAQAGVPLGVRSGGHGISGRSTNDGGVVVDLGALDAIEVLDERTRRVRVGAGATWGAVAAALAPHGWAITSGDYGGVGVGGLATTAGIGLLGRSQGLTIDHVVAADVVTADGRIVRASADENPELFWGLRGAGANLGVVTSFDLTAGALGDVVYSQMTLDATDTAGLLERWGATVEAAPRELTSFLILSPPRRGQSPVAQLMTVWAGADTDAAVAQLEALADAGPLLQHQAYLLPYSGVVQPVERHHAGGGDPAVRSTLVTHLDDAVARAFEKVAWSGDAYFLQVRATGGAAHDVAPDATAYAHRHQNFLLTAMSGSHERLDPLWDAQLGPYADGLYLSFDTDTRPERLADAFPGRTLDRLRALKRDWDPANVFRSNFPIPPAEA
- a CDS encoding aldo/keto reductase, whose product is MPTAPRYLADEARYESMTYRRTGRSGIDLPALSLGLWHNFGDTTPFATQRDVARRAFDLGITHFDLANNYGPPYGSAEENFGRILAKDLHPYRDEIVISTKAGYDMLPGPYGDHGSRKYLLGSLDASLDRMGLDHVDIFYHHRPDPSTPLEETMGALAAAVHAGKAQYVGVSNYSAARTREAAALLDDLGAPLLIHQPSYSMFNRHVEQATVVDPYDGQQAEPLLDVVEDLGVGAIVFSPLQQGLLTGRYLAGAAPAGSRAARPDSPFLSASNLSETYLERARALDAVAQGRGQTLAQLAVSWVLRDPRVTSALVGASSVAQLEDTVGALAAAPLTAEEIAAIEPYAVDGTGR